TACGATTGGCAGAGTTTAATAAGGTGTCTAGTTTCATTAGCTGGGGTAGCTGCCATCATGTCACAGTTGATATCACCTAGTATATTTGATTCAACATTTTCCGCTTCAATCTTTCCCAGAAGGGCCTCGAACTTATCAAATAGCTCAATTGGTGAATTCGGGGGTCTATACCagtttgaaagaagaaatggCTTGGCCTtgggtttttgaatttcaatgcACGAGAACTCAAGATCTGGATCAGAAAGGTCAGATCTGATTTTATAATCAATGACGTTACGAATGTACATTGCATCACCACCACCGCTCCTGCATCGGTCATGCCTAACCAGTGTATAACCTTCTATTGACACTGCAGAATCAGTGATATGTGCTGTCTAAACGAGTCTCACTTAAGGCTAATATGTCTAATGTCTGAGATCATATGCTGTCCcgctgagtgagtgagtgattGTAACAACAGAATCCGAACCCTCAACGAACTGTACCGATTTGGATCCGATATTCCCCGATCTTAACTCTTAGCGTGGATACGCGAAGCGTAGTAACGACTATTGTCAGGGGTgagaatatgcaaatttgtcactcaCTCAGATGTAAACAAGTCGATATGTCAACGGCAGACCGATTGATATCGATTTTCCGAAATAATACCGGAACATCTCTATCGACTCTCCGAGGTAATGCCGCGACGTTAGAATATAATTCCACTTCGTGTGCATTGAGCGCATTGACACTATACCAAGTCAATTAGTCTTGAATTTTATCTAAAACGAATGCATCACTGCGTAGTTACTGTTTCACGTGGGTAACGAactgaagcaaaaacaaaaaacaaaacaaaacaaaacagctatTTTTAATGTTGACCGTGCCATGTACGAAGTAAAATTACACACAAAATGTTCACGTCATTTGAAGTCAAGGTCATTGCGTGACCAACGAATTCTAGTGTTACGTTACTTAGTTACCTAATAGctaatcaagtaagctatgatcctcgcaatTATGgacgcaatttttgcaatagCGTACAAAAGCCTGAAATATATATggttcatttcatatataatttCATCGTAGCTACCTAAACATAGAACCCAATATATGACCGTTGATAAACTCGAATGACAAACATTAGAGACCGAGGAAATACTACGTATAATTTAGAATACCATAGTCACGCAacatagaaaaaaaagcttttcgCGAAGCGCACTATTACTAAGTCAAATTTTGGCCTTCCAACCTGCCCGGTATCCAGTCTATTTGGTGAACTTAGTGACAAAACAGCAACTTGTGAACATCTTGTTCGACTTGAAAATTCACACCTACGATGGACGATGGCAGTCCCAAAACATCAACTGGAAATTCAAGGCCATTTCCAGAACTGCTTCTTAGTTAGTATATGATACAAAGTGAGATACACTTTGCAAAGCTCGAACTGCATTTTCCAAACGAATAGTCAAGTTTTCCGTCATTGCGATGTCATTCGTTGACCGATGTTGCTCATATTCACTCAATAACTCATCTAAAtctgtaaaaaataaactccattggctatttttattattttgatcaGCTTGTGTTACCTCACGATCGCTCCCGTCCGCCATCTTGCCAGTCATCCGCGAAGGCTTTGTTGACTAAGATGTTAATAGTCTCATCCAACGGCACATTGGTGAAGAGAGCTGTAACATCATAAGAGACTAGAATATCATCTTCATTAACAGAAAGGTTTCGAATTTCATCAGCAAAATCAAAAGCATCGGTAATTGTGTACTCGTTTATGGAAAGTAGTTTCAGCTTTTCTTCAAGCCACTTGGCCAGCTTGTGATTGTACGTTCCGGTGGCAGATAAAATGGGTCTCATACTTAACGTGGCTTTGTGAGTCTTAGGAAGGCCGTAGAGATGTGCAAGCCGGGAACTTTTTGGAGAGAGTGTATTTGCAATTTCCTCAGGCAATATTTCACGTAGCGTTATGCGCAACTCTTTCTCTTTCTGAAGGAGCGGGTGGTAGTGTTTAGGTGGTCGCCCGCGGGATTTAGGTCGCTTGTCATCAACGTGAATAAATTTGGAAGTGTTGTCGACTGAAGCAGCGCTCAGGAGGCGAATATAATCAGCTTTGTCCATCACAACGACTCCCGAGCCTTTATCCGGTTTAGTAATAACGATGTCATCGCGTTTCTTTAAACCATTTAGGGCTTTGGCCCCCTAATGGCGAACGTCTTCATGTGCCACCTCGAAGAGAAACTCACACGCGATGGCCTGATGCCCCATTTGTACAGAAGATACGTGGATGATACTCTTGCAAGAATGCCAAATACCGATGCTGCTACTATGTTTCTTACTACCCTGAATGGCCTACATCCCAGCTTATCGTTCACGATGGAGCTCCCTGTTGATGATAGGATTCCTTTCATCGGCATTGATATCATCAAGAATGGaacaaaacttgaaactcgAGTCTATAGAAAGCCAACCAACACTGGCTTGCTCTTACATTTCAACAGTCATACTGATAAACGCTATAAAGACTCTTTGTTAAAGACAATGTTACATCGCGCTTATGCGCTATCTTCCACAGCAGAGGCTTTTGATGAAGAATGCGCCAAATTGCGATCCATTTTTAGCCGTCTTGATTATCCTTGGAGTCTTATAGATTCTGTTATTTCTAATTTTGTGTCTCGAAAACCTTCTGTAGGCACAACGGAGAGAAATGTTGACGATAGCAACATAATCAGAATTAATCTACCATTCAAAGATCAGGTTTCAGCTAATTCTGTTCGGAGACAGTTGCGTGATCTCAGTAATAAGATTGGCCTTCCTTTGCAGCCAGTTTTTGCAAGTAAGAAATTGGAACAAGACCTAAAGTCTAGAGAAGCCAAGCCGTCAATTGTTAATCAGCGAtgcgttgtttatcattttatatgtgatctgtgtgatgCAGATTATGTCGGCTATACAGCCCGACACCTTTTTCAACGTGTGactgaacacaaaaattcgGCAATTGGCAATCATTTTCATGAAGCTCATGGTAGGAGGGACCTTTTGAATGAGAGTCATTTTAGGATTTTGAGAAAGTGTCAaggtaaatttgattgtttagtgtttgaaatgctttttattaagaaattcaaacctaatcttaacgtgcaaacggactccatacgtgcaaaactttttgtttaacctgcaaattatttttcttattgttctttttagtatttatacaacttatttttatacatttttgacttgataatgacgtttagttaacgtcgaaacgtcgtcgttTTTAGCCTTCTATaactttttatcgttttttaactttttaagtcttataatgttattaagcaacgttctgtcgctagtttttatcgtcaaatGATTCTTCGATAAAGTCTTTAAAATATGCAGAATTCAAAAGGCCATATCTCGGCGAAACATACACCGAATTCGCCACCAAAGacatctttgaaaagcttgttTCTTCGCTTTTCTTTCTGTGTAGAAATCATTTTGGTCAGTGGGTTTTTTGTGGCACAAGCCGATTCGATTTACCACGATTTACCACTGTTTCGGCATTGGCATATGAGCCCGTCATGAGCCGGAACCAAAGCACAGCGGACATCAGTTAATACCAAAACCGCGGGGTTTTTTAATCTCTTGTgggtgaaaaatatatttctgcTGTAATAGCAATAACAGTACAGAGGATAATAACATTACAGAGGAAAACATGTGTAAATTCCTATATTCCACCGAGGAATTCGCTCTCTTACGAGTCAttgccgccatcttgttttcgaaagatatccGCTGTACTGGGCAGGCTCAAATGTCCTGAATTTCTGGCGATGATTAACCGCTGATAttcatcaggtttcttcaacccattaatggagattttgtttcaagatccattagagttttgaaaactaataaggcggttgaccttgataaaattggtgcgcgtctcttgaaagattcagtggacgttattgctccttctttaacaaatttagagataattgtgaacttcaataaaatgcttgaaacgttaatttttcaacggtcttatgcacagtatttatattaaatacacatcccataaacaggttatcaaaagcgggggcagctctagtgaacactatttctagtgatataagtaacacattaaacgcagttgcggcttcatagtttcaggatccgtgtttttttcgttgaatttggcacgcttcaccttgagatatttgtgatctgttggatcgagtctgtctaccccgttgatgatttgcgtatgacaaaccaaatttatctgtttattgtgatgtcacaatacacaaactctcatgcagaaactccctttgggattttttcgatttacgtcatcctaaccatttcgtacttgcgggcgcaaacaatagaaacgtcatcattacctaccgattcctcgcggcccctgttcgagcaaatcgagattttttctagtatactgactgcatatctgaactgtaagtactgtccttaatatacgtgcgagctactagggtgcctcctcggcatttcgcctcttggcgaaatccctgcgggggcaaaaaTATATAGCAAATAATCGCAACAGAACTCCTATTTTGGAAGCAATGTGTCAACGACTTCTTCACGGTTGTTCAACGTGGCTTTACACCACAACAGAACACTCCCGCTCGTTTATTAATCAATAcataacaattttgaaatatcactcgtggtatttatacCAAATGTCACGacaattcatgctatttcCTATTCAAATAACATGAAGAGGAGAAATAACACgattaaaaaacatttaactGGTTTGACATTAACGGGACAGCACTTAAGTAAACACTAAGAGCGCGTTGGATTGAATTTCGTTCGCCAATTTTCAGTGGAAACCTTGACTTAAAAATTACATAACTTTTTATCTCACAGTCGTGTTGGAGAGTGTGTTGACAATCTCACTGGCTTGTCGCGAAAGGTGATTGTAATGATAGTAGTAACTATGATCACAACTGAAAGTTACCCGATATTTGGTAAAGACAAATGATTTCTAGTAGTCAGTTTGCAAAAGCATGGTATTCATCGGAGCACTAATGAGTACTCACCTGTTATTCAAAGAACCTTAGCAAAAGCAAATGGACGATCGTTTAGTTTGACTTGCAGCCGAACGTAGCACAAAGCAAACTGTGAACTGGGTAGTTGTTCTCTCATTTCCACGAAATGATATGCATGAGGGAACAAAAGGTCATTAGGGCAATTCCCCTTTTTTAAAAGGGAATTTCCCGAACAGTGACCATCATTCATTTGTCATCATGTGCtcacgtgagcatatgatgacaaatgttcaattttgtcttcttatccccgaagcgctggttccaatttaattccaggattgttagaacacatttttcaagcgtaatgacttcGAATAAtttagaaatgattgcagaaacgcaaagttacattttcagatgacgttttcgctgtcgtcgacgtcgtctttgcttaagctcccgaaTGATTGATGGTGGACAAGGACCGTGGACTATGGACCTGCACACCCCTTGCACTTGCACAGCTTAATCGGCTCAGTACTGAAAGTAATGGATGATGCAACACATAATGAAGATGAATGTAGAACCACATATGTTTCTCTGGATTCCGCCAAATCTCTATTTTTGAGACTCACTGATTCACAGGGTTTTGCTCCACAGAGACTTtccgtagttactaaaacacggaaccagccaaaaccacccaaaacgacccaaaaccagcTACAATATACCCTAATACGACCGGTTTGCGTGATATTTGCATAGATGGCCGTCTGTGATGTTGCGTGACTATCACGTTGACTATCAAGAAATGGAATTTTCTCGGCCTTACCGTGTTCTTCACGTTAAAACTCTCACGAAAAGTCAAAGCGTGGTTGgttttgtaggtggttttgggtggttttggctggttccgtgttttagtaactacggaGATTTTCACAGTGGGTTTCATCCACTGAAAGTTTCacgaataaatttaaaaaaataaagaagcctacaTTCATCTGCGCAAgccaaattgatttcaattAATTCCTGGATAAAAGTCTTGGGTTAATAAGACCTTACAGTAATTGCTGAATTTTTGAAAGGAGAATCACTTCGTGAATTTTACCGGGGCCACTTTTGCCTTGACAAACCACGTTTACACCAGCACGAATAAGGGTCGTTTACATCAACAAGTTTGTCGCGCGACATAAAAATCTATTTTATCGCAAATATtctttagagaaaaaaaaataacgtcTAATGAATAAtgtgaaaacagaaaatgttAGGGAATCCCGCATTTTGAACAGTTGAGAATTTTCAAATCTCGCTAACGTAAATATTGCGTGACAAAGGTTATTTGAAACATTCTGTTTTGTCGCATCATAAGTCAAAGCAGTGATAAACTTCCTTCTAATgagttttaattatttgtcGGGAAATAGTTGACGAAGTTTTCTGTAGCGAGTGCGAATTGTAAAGTACTGAAACGCACAAACAAAGTATGGCGCATGCAAGTTCAATAAGTTAAGATTTTTGCTTTGTCGCAGTGTACACAGTGCAACAGCGACGAAGCTTTGTTATCCCAAGAGTGAATACTGTAACAGTATATTTTGCAAACACAGGGATCTCATTTATTGATAAGTAGTAAGTAATCGCATTAAAACCATTCCGTTCCAAAACTAATCGAATTAATATTTACGTGGTTACAGTTGTTGCTGcctacttcaaatttttgacaaCATCGTAGAAATTTGGTTTAGTTTTGAGCGATAAGGCTCATAATAGAGTATTCGAAGACACTCTCAAAATTAAAACGAGCCAGCGATAT
This portion of the Acropora palmata chromosome 13, jaAcrPala1.3, whole genome shotgun sequence genome encodes:
- the LOC141863079 gene encoding uncharacterized protein LOC141863079 translates to MANVFMCHLEEKLTRDGLMPHLYRRYVDDTLARMPNTDAATMFLTTLNGLHPSLSFTMELPVDDRIPFIGIDIIKNGTKLETRVYRKPTNTGLLLHFNSHTDKRYKDSLLKTMLHRAYALSSTAEAFDEECAKLRSIFSRLDYPWSLIDSVISNFVSRKPSVGTTERNVDDSNIIRINLPFKDQVSANSVRRQLRDLSNKIGLPLQPVFASKKLEQDLKSREAKPSIVNQRCVVYHFICDLCDADYVGYTARHLFQRVTEHKNSAIGNHFHEAHGRRDLLNESHFRILRKCQGKFDCLVFEMLFIKKFKPNLNVQTDSIRAKLFV